The proteins below are encoded in one region of Stenotrophomonas bentonitica:
- the moaCB gene encoding bifunctional molybdenum cofactor biosynthesis protein MoaC/MoaB, giving the protein MSGEMSAAFHMADVRDKRVTRRRAVAVGELLAGPVAYPLIVERRLPKGDALVMAEVAGLQGAKMASALMPLCHPLPLELVRVHCAPVPERQAIRVWCECASEARTGVEMEALAGVNAALLTLYDLSKPVEPALEIGAVRLLFKEGGKRGLWIHPKGMDDAERERYQPRPPRQLQGVSCAVITLSDRASDGTYEDRSGPRLVDGLQALGGHVTVAEVLPDGVQPLARRLQALEISGVRLCLCTGGTGLGPRDLTPEALLSVGGRRVDGLAQMVRSLSAQHTPLAWLSRAEVVQLGQMLVFALPGSPRAATQCLDILAPVLGHALAMVDGGDHR; this is encoded by the coding sequence ATGAGTGGCGAGATGTCCGCAGCGTTTCATATGGCCGATGTGCGCGACAAGCGCGTTACCCGGCGGCGCGCCGTCGCCGTGGGCGAACTGCTGGCCGGGCCGGTGGCCTACCCGTTGATCGTCGAGCGCCGCCTGCCCAAGGGCGATGCGCTGGTGATGGCTGAAGTGGCCGGGCTGCAGGGCGCGAAGATGGCCTCGGCGCTGATGCCGCTGTGCCACCCGCTGCCGCTGGAACTGGTGCGCGTGCACTGCGCGCCGGTGCCGGAGCGGCAGGCGATCCGGGTCTGGTGCGAATGCGCCAGCGAAGCGCGCACCGGGGTGGAGATGGAAGCACTGGCGGGCGTGAACGCCGCACTGCTGACCCTGTACGACCTGAGCAAGCCGGTGGAGCCGGCGCTGGAGATCGGCGCGGTGCGGCTGCTGTTCAAGGAAGGCGGCAAGCGCGGGCTGTGGATCCACCCCAAGGGCATGGACGACGCCGAGCGTGAGCGTTACCAGCCGCGTCCGCCGCGCCAGCTGCAGGGTGTGTCGTGTGCGGTGATTACCTTGAGCGACCGTGCCAGCGATGGCACCTATGAGGACCGTTCCGGCCCGCGCCTGGTCGACGGGTTGCAGGCACTGGGCGGCCACGTGACCGTGGCCGAAGTGCTGCCGGATGGCGTGCAGCCGCTGGCGCGCCGGTTGCAGGCGCTGGAAATTTCCGGGGTGCGGCTGTGCCTGTGCACTGGCGGAACCGGGCTGGGTCCGCGCGACCTGACCCCGGAAGCATTGCTCTCGGTCGGCGGTCGCCGCGTGGATGGCCTGGCGCAGATGGTGCGCAGCCTGAGCGCGCAGCACACCCCGCTGGCGTGGTTGAGCCGTGCCGAAGTGGTGCAGCTGGGCCAGATGCTGGTGTTCGCGCTGCCGGGCAGCCCGCGTGCGGCCACGCAGTGCCTCGACATCCTGGCGCCGGTGCTGGGCCATGC
- a CDS encoding ribonucleotide reductase subunit alpha translates to MMLNDFDALLNAARNQPEPQRLLFVFVRVELPESPTADQRERHARGEGGTLGPVLCVDKLPGEVPSFAALLQESEHTDISWDLVFVAAQDGRAGVAPSSDEAAQPLRLMVNAINDGQIHRFAAFDRDGDPVQFY, encoded by the coding sequence ATGATGCTGAATGACTTCGATGCCCTGTTGAATGCCGCGCGCAACCAGCCGGAACCGCAACGGTTGCTGTTCGTGTTCGTACGCGTGGAGCTGCCCGAATCGCCCACCGCCGACCAGCGCGAGCGGCATGCGCGCGGCGAAGGCGGCACGCTGGGCCCGGTGCTGTGCGTGGACAAACTGCCCGGCGAGGTGCCCTCGTTCGCGGCGCTGCTGCAGGAATCGGAACATACGGACATAAGCTGGGACCTGGTCTTCGTGGCCGCCCAGGACGGGCGGGCCGGGGTGGCGCCGTCCAGCGACGAGGCGGCGCAACCGCTGCGCTTGATGGTCAATGCCATCAACGATGGACAGATCCACCGGTTCGCGGCCTTCGACCGCGACGGCGATCCGGTCCAGTTCTATTGA
- a CDS encoding M14 family metallopeptidase, translating into MTTPHFYPVGTPGQPWGDGERAAWRARQVVQRSYADDVVAALNALPEAFTVVQYGDLQAGTDRYPLLLAMTRDWSPALPTALVTGGVHGYETSGVHGALQFLRDHAAAYAGRINLIVAPCVCPWGYERIQRWNHDAFDPNRSFRDSGLITESAALMAWIAARNDTLTVHIDLHETTDSDAHEFDPALASRDGKAWVPESIPDGFYVIGNSENPEPAFQQALIAAVAPITHIAPADAHGHLVGLPLQSNGVVWGESRSIGACAGFTDARFATTTEVYPDSPRTTPTQCNAAQVAAVCAGLEFALSAVQNQ; encoded by the coding sequence ATGACCACCCCCCATTTCTACCCCGTCGGTACGCCCGGCCAGCCCTGGGGTGACGGCGAGCGGGCGGCATGGCGCGCACGCCAGGTCGTGCAGCGCAGCTACGCCGACGATGTGGTGGCCGCGTTGAACGCACTGCCTGAAGCATTCACCGTGGTGCAGTACGGCGACCTGCAGGCCGGCACCGACCGCTACCCGCTGCTGCTGGCCATGACCCGCGACTGGAGCCCGGCGCTGCCCACCGCGCTGGTCACCGGCGGCGTGCACGGCTACGAAACCAGCGGCGTGCATGGCGCGCTGCAGTTCCTGCGCGACCATGCGGCCGCCTATGCCGGCCGCATCAACCTGATCGTGGCCCCCTGCGTCTGCCCGTGGGGCTATGAGCGCATCCAGCGCTGGAACCACGATGCGTTCGACCCGAACCGCAGTTTCCGTGATAGCGGCCTGATCACCGAATCGGCCGCGCTGATGGCATGGATCGCCGCCCGCAACGATACGCTGACGGTGCACATCGACCTGCACGAAACCACCGACAGCGACGCCCATGAATTCGACCCGGCGCTGGCCTCGCGCGATGGCAAGGCGTGGGTGCCCGAGTCGATTCCGGACGGGTTCTATGTGATCGGCAACAGCGAGAATCCCGAACCTGCGTTCCAGCAGGCGCTGATCGCCGCAGTGGCGCCGATCACCCATATCGCCCCGGCCGATGCGCACGGCCACCTGGTAGGCCTGCCGCTGCAGTCCAACGGTGTGGTCTGGGGCGAGTCGCGCTCGATCGGCGCCTGCGCCGGTTTCACCGACGCGCGTTTCGCCACCACCACCGAGGTGTATCCGGACAGCCCGCGCACCACGCCGACGCAGTGCAATGCCGCGCAGGTGGCCGCCGTGTGCGCCGGGTTGGAGTTTGCGTTGTCCGCAGTGCAGAACCAGTAG
- the moaA gene encoding GTP 3',8-cyclase MoaA yields the protein MTQLTDGFGRRFPYLRLSLTEACNFSCSYCLPNGYQADGRPRFLEVDEIGRLVRAFATLGMHKIRLTGGEPSLRKDLEQIIERVAGVPGIRKVAITTNGTLLPRRLPGWHRAGLTALNVSLDSLRRERFKAITGHDRLPEIQEGLALAQALGMESVKLNAVLLRGLNDDELPEWMAFLRDRPISVRFIELMRTGDNADYFERHHLRASVVVDQLLAAGWRLRPRAADAGPAREYTHPDHRGSIGVIAPYSKDFCQGCNRLRVTARGDLRLCLFGEFGVPLRPLLQHEDDRDALLARITTQLGLKAAGHGLHQGQTGLTPNLASIGG from the coding sequence ATGACCCAGCTCACCGACGGCTTCGGTCGCCGCTTTCCCTACCTGCGCCTGTCGCTGACCGAGGCGTGCAACTTTTCCTGCAGCTACTGCCTGCCCAACGGCTACCAAGCCGATGGCCGTCCGCGCTTCCTCGAGGTCGATGAAATCGGCCGGCTGGTCCGCGCGTTCGCCACGCTGGGCATGCACAAGATTCGCCTGACCGGCGGCGAGCCCAGCCTGCGCAAGGATCTGGAGCAGATCATCGAGCGCGTGGCCGGCGTGCCGGGCATCCGCAAGGTGGCCATCACCACCAACGGTACCCTGTTGCCGCGCCGCCTGCCGGGCTGGCACCGCGCCGGGCTGACCGCGCTCAACGTGAGCTTGGACAGCCTGCGCCGCGAGCGCTTCAAGGCCATTACCGGCCATGACCGCCTGCCGGAGATCCAGGAAGGCCTGGCACTGGCGCAGGCGCTTGGCATGGAATCGGTGAAGCTCAACGCGGTGCTGCTGCGCGGCCTCAACGACGACGAACTTCCGGAGTGGATGGCGTTCCTGCGCGACCGCCCGATCAGCGTGCGCTTCATCGAACTCATGCGTACCGGCGACAACGCCGACTATTTTGAACGCCACCACCTTCGCGCCAGCGTGGTGGTGGACCAGCTGCTGGCCGCCGGCTGGCGACTGCGCCCGCGTGCGGCCGACGCAGGCCCGGCGCGGGAATACACCCATCCTGATCATCGCGGCAGCATCGGCGTGATCGCGCCGTATTCGAAAGATTTCTGCCAGGGCTGCAACCGGCTGCGGGTGACCGCGCGCGGCGACCTTCGACTGTGCCTGTTCGGCGAGTTCGGGGTGCCGCTGCGGCCGTTGCTGCAGCACGAAGACGACCGCGACGCGCTGCTGGCCCGCATCACCACCCAGCTGGGCCTGAAGGCCGCCGGGCATGGGCTGCACCAGGGCCAGACCGGCCTGACCCCGAACCTGGCATCCATTGGAGGATGA
- the fusA gene encoding elongation factor G, protein MNTQNQNLRRNLGIIAHIDAGKTTLTERLLWKTGEIHRVGEVHDGAATTDFSAIERERGITIGAAAVQAHWAPRDEPTHHLTLIDTPGHIDFAIEVERSLRVLDGAVAVFSAVDGVQPQSETVWHQARRHGVPLIAFVNKMDRIGASFERVLAQLQDKLQARPWAIGCPLGAESDFHGWVDLVDRSTVLWDDAGQPTRSAWTPAEHEQWEPRREELVEAVADHDELLAEAWLAGEAVAPAALRAALRRATLAGAGVPVLAGAAFKSKGIETLLDAIVDYLPAPEDRPAVVATAEDGEVSLPPDPNGPLAALLFKITHQHHGALSFVRVYSGTLKVGDALASSQHAQGRRVSRLVRVQADQTHDIKQAVAGDIVAVLGWKDAVSGETLSAPSRPLLLDAIRAQQAVLAWRLTAEKAADLIRIAQGLSSLAQEDPSFRVETEADSGETLVWGMGELHLEVMVERLRTEWNVNVRTGAPRVAYQETLRQAVRGVEGKVVKQTGGQGQYARVVLDVSPREDGEVHFVDRTVGGVIPRGFVAAVEKGVRSALQEGPRGHPVVGIEVALVDGQTHAKDSSDMAFHRAGAEAVKAALVQAGTTLLEPVMEVAIHVPSVNVGDVVGDLNRRSGRIASIEDQGGRAEVVGYAPLAQLSGYTTSLRSLTQGRASSDMRFTGYEEVQAA, encoded by the coding sequence ATGAACACCCAGAATCAGAACCTCCGTCGCAACCTCGGCATCATTGCCCACATCGACGCTGGCAAAACCACGCTCACCGAACGCCTGCTGTGGAAAACCGGCGAGATCCATCGCGTCGGCGAAGTCCATGACGGCGCCGCCACCACCGACTTCTCGGCAATCGAGCGCGAGCGCGGCATCACCATCGGCGCCGCCGCCGTGCAGGCGCATTGGGCGCCGCGCGACGAGCCGACCCACCACCTGACCCTGATCGACACGCCCGGGCATATCGACTTCGCCATCGAAGTGGAACGCTCGCTGCGCGTGCTGGACGGCGCGGTGGCGGTGTTCTCGGCCGTGGACGGCGTGCAGCCGCAGTCGGAAACCGTATGGCACCAGGCGCGCCGGCATGGCGTGCCGCTGATCGCGTTCGTCAACAAGATGGATCGCATCGGTGCCTCGTTCGAGCGCGTGCTGGCGCAGCTGCAGGACAAACTGCAGGCGCGCCCGTGGGCGATCGGTTGCCCGCTCGGCGCGGAAAGCGACTTCCACGGCTGGGTCGACCTGGTCGACCGCAGCACCGTGCTGTGGGACGACGCCGGGCAACCGACGCGCAGCGCATGGACCCCTGCCGAACACGAGCAGTGGGAGCCGCGCCGCGAAGAGCTGGTTGAGGCCGTGGCCGACCATGACGAGCTGCTGGCCGAGGCCTGGCTGGCCGGTGAGGCAGTGGCACCAGCGGCGCTGCGTGCGGCGCTGCGCCGGGCCACGCTGGCCGGTGCGGGTGTGCCGGTGCTCGCGGGTGCGGCGTTCAAGAGCAAGGGCATCGAAACCCTGCTCGACGCCATCGTGGACTACCTGCCCGCGCCGGAAGACCGTCCGGCGGTGGTCGCCACCGCGGAAGACGGCGAGGTCAGCCTGCCACCGGATCCGAACGGTCCACTGGCGGCGCTGCTGTTCAAGATCACCCACCAGCACCACGGTGCGTTGAGCTTCGTGCGGGTGTATTCGGGCACGCTGAAAGTGGGCGATGCGTTGGCCAGTTCGCAGCACGCGCAGGGACGCCGGGTCAGCCGGCTGGTGCGGGTGCAGGCCGACCAGACCCACGACATCAAGCAGGCGGTGGCGGGCGACATCGTGGCGGTGCTGGGCTGGAAGGACGCGGTGAGCGGCGAAACGCTCAGCGCGCCGTCGCGCCCGCTGCTGCTGGATGCGATCCGCGCGCAGCAGGCCGTGCTGGCGTGGCGGTTGACCGCGGAAAAGGCGGCCGACCTGATCCGTATCGCGCAGGGCCTGTCCAGCCTGGCCCAGGAAGATCCGTCGTTCCGCGTCGAGACCGAGGCGGACAGCGGTGAAACCCTGGTCTGGGGCATGGGCGAGCTGCACCTGGAGGTGATGGTGGAGCGGCTGCGTACCGAGTGGAACGTCAACGTGCGCACCGGCGCGCCGCGCGTTGCCTACCAGGAAACCCTGCGGCAGGCCGTGCGTGGGGTGGAAGGCAAGGTGGTCAAGCAGACCGGCGGCCAGGGCCAGTACGCGCGGGTGGTGCTGGATGTCAGTCCGCGCGAGGACGGCGAGGTGCATTTCGTCGACCGCACCGTGGGCGGCGTGATTCCGCGCGGGTTCGTGGCGGCGGTGGAGAAGGGCGTGCGCAGCGCGCTGCAGGAAGGGCCGCGTGGCCATCCGGTGGTGGGCATCGAGGTGGCGCTGGTCGACGGGCAGACCCATGCCAAGGATTCGTCGGACATGGCCTTCCACCGTGCCGGTGCCGAAGCGGTGAAGGCCGCGCTGGTGCAGGCCGGGACCACGCTGCTGGAGCCGGTGATGGAAGTGGCGATCCACGTGCCGTCGGTGAATGTCGGCGACGTGGTCGGCGACCTCAACCGCCGCAGTGGCCGCATTGCGTCCATCGAGGACCAGGGCGGCCGTGCGGAAGTGGTGGGCTACGCGCCGCTGGCTCAGTTGTCCGGTTACACCACGTCGCTGCGGTCGTTGACGCAGGGCAGGGCATCCAGCGACATGCGCTTCACCGGTTACGAAGAGGTACAAGCCGCATAG
- a CDS encoding TonB-dependent siderophore receptor yields MNLSPASSRRHLLTLACCLALAPPALAQSATNLDAVRVNAYRATNSTSGATKTSTAIAETPQSIAVIERAELDARGVQSLNDAMRYVAGVSLESSGIDNRVDDFRIRGFDAGSWANNVTLDGMRAPQGSQWNRSMFDSWNLDRVEVLKGPSAVMYGQVAPGGMVNQVSKTPTPDQAQQLSLGVDANGQYSAAFDVGAGTEDNAHLGRLVGLYRDGNTQIKHTAQEHWFLAPSYTWQIAERTRLTLLGMYQKDDGGSTYQFLPMAGTLNPTQYGHMKNSTFIGQPDWNTFDRTLWTAGWLFEHAFNDHLTLTQNARRTHVDSLYRGVVTFGALNADGRTQNRRGVQGTGDSDGDTFDTRLQARFATGAVDHTVLLGWDWQRADWEGVRSAMSNPRPIDIFNPVYYPYTPTVTSETPTSGINRQSGVYLQDQLAAGNWRLTLGGRYDWTKDDTLSATRNIATGISQPGPHNVIKNEAFTGRGGLLYVFENGLTPYISYAESFQPATKSPLDSFTQTAFEPVTGAQWEAGVKYQPANVDGLVTLAVYDLRQENMIVDDPVASHRNCGATGTAVCSIQGDEGRVRGIELEGRITPIAGLSLIGAASRMDSEMLHSSAYGGKQLAMVPDLTASFWADYTFQAGALRGLSLAAGARYNGVSYGDSANLYRIPSYTLFDAAIRYDLGQLGSTDVKLALNASNLADKRYVSTCTGVSSCYYGSGRTVMATATLAW; encoded by the coding sequence ATGAACCTCTCCCCCGCATCGTCCCGCCGCCACCTGCTCACCCTCGCCTGCTGCCTGGCCCTCGCGCCGCCCGCCCTGGCCCAATCCGCCACCAATCTCGACGCCGTCCGGGTCAACGCCTACCGCGCCACCAACAGCACCAGCGGCGCCACGAAAACCAGCACCGCCATCGCCGAAACCCCGCAGTCCATCGCGGTGATCGAGCGCGCCGAACTGGACGCTCGTGGCGTGCAGTCGCTCAACGACGCCATGCGCTATGTGGCCGGGGTCAGCCTGGAAAGCAGCGGCATCGACAACCGCGTCGACGACTTCCGCATCCGTGGTTTCGACGCCGGCAGCTGGGCCAACAACGTGACGCTCGACGGCATGCGCGCCCCGCAGGGCAGCCAGTGGAACCGCAGCATGTTCGACAGCTGGAACCTGGACCGGGTCGAAGTACTCAAGGGCCCGTCTGCGGTGATGTACGGCCAGGTCGCCCCGGGCGGCATGGTCAACCAGGTCAGCAAGACGCCTACGCCGGATCAGGCGCAGCAGCTGAGCCTCGGCGTTGATGCGAACGGCCAGTACAGCGCCGCGTTCGATGTGGGCGCCGGGACGGAAGACAACGCACACCTGGGCCGCCTGGTCGGCCTGTACCGCGACGGCAACACCCAGATCAAGCACACCGCGCAGGAACACTGGTTCCTCGCCCCCAGTTACACCTGGCAGATCGCCGAGCGCACCCGCCTGACCCTGCTCGGCATGTACCAGAAGGACGACGGCGGCTCCACCTACCAGTTCCTGCCGATGGCCGGCACGCTCAACCCCACGCAATACGGCCATATGAAGAACAGCACCTTCATCGGCCAGCCGGACTGGAACACCTTCGACCGCACCCTGTGGACGGCCGGCTGGCTGTTCGAACACGCATTCAACGACCACCTCACCCTGACCCAGAACGCGCGCCGTACGCATGTGGATTCGCTGTATCGCGGCGTGGTCACCTTCGGCGCGCTCAACGCCGACGGCCGCACCCAGAACCGGCGCGGCGTACAAGGTACGGGCGACTCGGACGGCGACACCTTCGACACCCGCCTGCAGGCACGCTTCGCCACCGGCGCGGTCGACCACACCGTGCTGCTCGGCTGGGACTGGCAGCGTGCGGATTGGGAAGGCGTGCGCAGCGCGATGAGCAACCCGCGTCCGATCGACATCTTCAACCCGGTCTACTACCCGTACACCCCCACTGTCACCAGCGAGACCCCGACCAGCGGCATCAACCGCCAGAGCGGCGTGTACCTGCAGGACCAGCTGGCCGCAGGCAACTGGCGCCTCACCCTGGGCGGGCGTTACGACTGGACCAAGGACGACACGCTCAGCGCCACCCGCAACATCGCCACCGGCATCTCGCAGCCGGGCCCGCACAACGTGATCAAGAACGAGGCATTCACCGGTCGCGGTGGCCTGCTGTATGTGTTCGAGAACGGGCTGACCCCGTACATCAGCTATGCCGAATCGTTCCAGCCCGCGACCAAGTCGCCACTGGACAGCTTCACCCAGACCGCGTTCGAGCCGGTCACCGGTGCGCAGTGGGAAGCAGGCGTGAAGTATCAGCCGGCGAATGTGGACGGCCTGGTCACCTTGGCCGTGTACGACCTACGCCAGGAAAACATGATCGTCGACGACCCGGTCGCCAGCCACCGCAACTGCGGCGCCACCGGCACCGCCGTGTGCTCGATCCAGGGCGACGAAGGCCGCGTGCGCGGTATCGAACTGGAAGGCCGCATCACCCCCATCGCCGGCCTGAGCCTGATCGGTGCGGCGTCACGGATGGACTCGGAAATGCTGCACTCGAGTGCCTACGGCGGAAAGCAGCTGGCCATGGTGCCGGACCTGACGGCCTCGTTCTGGGCCGACTACACCTTCCAGGCCGGCGCCCTGCGCGGGCTCAGCCTGGCCGCCGGCGCCCGCTACAACGGCGTCAGCTACGGCGACAGCGCAAACCTGTACCGCATTCCGTCGTACACCCTGTTCGACGCCGCGATCCGCTACGACCTGGGCCAGTTGGGAAGCACCGACGTCAAGCTCGCGCTCAACGCCAGCAACCTGGCCGACAAGCGTTACGTCTCCACCTGCACCGGCGTCTCGTCCTGCTACTACGGCAGCGGCCGCACGGTAATGGCCACCGCCACGCTCGCCTGGTAA